The Deltaproteobacteria bacterium genome window below encodes:
- a CDS encoding stage 0 sporulation family protein, with protein sequence MVMVAGVRFKKAGKIYSFDAGAIELSAGDNVIVEVEKGIGFARVVSAPIAKDEASVVHALKKIVRKADTVDMERNSFNEGREKEAHAACKDLIVKYKLPMKLVGVEYLFDSSKAIFFFTAENRVDFRDLVRDLAAKFYTRIEMKQIGVRDEAKFAGGFGPCGRELCCASFLTNFAPVTVRMAKDQNLALNPQKISGICGRLMCCLSYEHDGPCHKKDKKKEHSCTGCGDTAAAPGQPGEAAAKPAFEKRPGEKRHEHGRERFKRQGERAGREPRRMDRGERKDVKAPGAALGGETAPVQAEGAAAAGAPVVGTSAAGEQQRDDRRGRGRNRRRRGRNRKRGERVGAQGAQGGQGQAEKGASEQRGPEASSKDIKDKEPGQ encoded by the coding sequence ATGGTAATGGTAGCCGGCGTAAGGTTCAAGAAGGCCGGGAAGATATATTCGTTCGACGCCGGTGCTATAGAGCTTAGCGCCGGGGATAACGTCATAGTAGAGGTGGAAAAGGGCATCGGGTTCGCGCGTGTGGTATCGGCGCCGATTGCGAAGGACGAGGCAAGCGTTGTTCACGCGCTAAAGAAAATAGTCAGGAAGGCCGATACCGTGGACATGGAGAGAAACTCCTTTAACGAAGGCCGCGAAAAGGAGGCCCACGCCGCCTGCAAGGATCTGATAGTCAAGTACAAGCTGCCGATGAAGCTTGTTGGGGTCGAGTATCTTTTCGATTCGAGCAAGGCGATATTCTTTTTTACTGCAGAGAACCGCGTTGACTTTAGAGACCTTGTGCGAGACCTCGCCGCAAAGTTCTATACCAGAATAGAAATGAAGCAGATTGGAGTCAGGGACGAGGCCAAGTTCGCCGGAGGGTTTGGCCCCTGCGGCAGAGAGCTTTGCTGCGCGTCATTTCTTACGAACTTCGCTCCCGTGACCGTTAGGATGGCGAAGGACCAGAACCTGGCGCTTAATCCACAAAAGATTTCCGGCATATGCGGCCGTCTGATGTGCTGCTTGAGTTACGAGCACGACGGGCCGTGCCATAAAAAGGACAAGAAGAAAGAACATTCGTGCACAGGCTGCGGTGATACTGCGGCAGCCCCAGGGCAGCCGGGTGAGGCGGCAGCGAAGCCCGCTTTTGAGAAGCGGCCCGGAGAAAAGCGCCATGAGCATGGCAGGGAAAGGTTCAAACGCCAGGGAGAACGAGCAGGGCGCGAGCCAAGGCGCATGGATCGCGGCGAACGTAAGGATGTTAAAGCACCGGGCGCTGCTTTGGGCGGCGAGACGGCTCCTGTGCAGGCCGAAGGCGCGGCTGCGGCAGGCGCGCCAGTTGTCGGCACGTCTGCTGCCGGCGAACAGCAGCGCGATGACAGGCGTGGCAGGGGAAGAAACCGGAGGCGCAGGGGCAGGAACAGAAAGCGCGGCGAGAGGGTTGGCGCTCAGGGCGCTCAGGGTGGACAGGGGCAGGCTGAAAAAGGCGCTTCGGAGCAGCGCGGTCCGGAAGCCTCTTCGAAGGATATAAAGGACAAGGAACCAGGACAGTAG
- a CDS encoding YchF/TatD family DNA exonuclease, with product MENKNQFIDSHAHLDEDKFDADLPDVIARAKAAGLKHVISVGCWKAKDNLDKLMKIADGDFIKAAAGVHPHDAKDAVDETPFERLKSLAKEKKIVAIGETGLDFHYTHSPKDKQREVFTRQIRLAKELNLPLIVHSREADDETMAILKNEGAKNVVIHCFSGTEKMAREAVDAGYYLSFTGVVTFPKAEELRAVVKAVPIEKMFIETDCPYLAPVPYRGKRCEPAHVVETAKKIAEIKRLSVGDVARITARNIESFFGLAPKEAKKAEIAYVIRNSLYLNITNRCSNKCTFCAKNDGDYVVKGHYLELEKEPSMFEILDAINALGKEVKEYDEVVFCGYGEPLIRFDLVKELGTTLKRKGAKIRINTDGLANLYNKKNILSELMFVDVISVSLNAPDAATYEKLCQTPFGEKAHPAILFFLKEAKRFIAKVVATVVAVPGLDIEACRKIAEDDIGVVFRVRPYNEVG from the coding sequence ATGGAAAATAAAAACCAGTTCATAGACTCGCACGCGCATCTCGACGAAGACAAGTTCGACGCCGACCTTCCCGATGTTATAGCCAGGGCAAAGGCAGCCGGGCTAAAGCACGTCATAAGTGTCGGCTGCTGGAAGGCCAAGGACAATTTAGACAAGCTTATGAAAATCGCGGACGGCGATTTCATAAAGGCTGCCGCAGGAGTGCATCCGCATGACGCAAAGGATGCTGTGGATGAAACGCCGTTTGAGCGTCTTAAAAGCCTTGCCAAGGAAAAAAAGATTGTCGCAATCGGCGAAACAGGCCTGGATTTTCACTATACTCATTCTCCAAAGGACAAGCAGCGTGAAGTTTTTACGCGCCAGATCCGCCTTGCCAAAGAGCTTAATCTGCCGCTAATCGTGCATTCGCGCGAGGCTGACGACGAGACCATGGCAATCCTTAAAAACGAAGGCGCGAAGAACGTTGTCATACATTGTTTCTCGGGCACCGAAAAGATGGCACGGGAGGCAGTTGACGCGGGTTATTACCTGTCCTTTACCGGTGTGGTGACATTCCCGAAGGCAGAGGAACTTAGAGCAGTTGTAAAGGCAGTGCCTATAGAAAAGATGTTTATTGAGACCGATTGTCCGTACCTTGCGCCTGTGCCGTATCGCGGCAAAAGGTGCGAGCCTGCGCACGTTGTGGAAACGGCAAAGAAGATAGCCGAGATTAAGCGGCTAAGTGTCGGCGATGTGGCGAGGATAACGGCGCGTAATATCGAGAGCTTCTTCGGCCTTGCGCCAAAGGAAGCGAAAAAGGCAGAGATCGCCTATGTCATACGGAACTCTCTTTATCTGAACATAACGAACCGCTGCTCCAATAAATGCACCTTCTGCGCAAAGAACGATGGCGATTACGTTGTAAAGGGCCATTACCTTGAGCTTGAGAAAGAGCCTTCGATGTTCGAGATACTCGACGCCATCAATGCTCTTGGCAAAGAGGTGAAGGAATACGATGAGGTGGTGTTTTGCGGGTACGGCGAGCCGCTCATACGCTTCGACCTTGTTAAGGAACTCGGCACGACACTTAAACGTAAGGGCGCTAAAATCCGCATAAACACGGACGGTCTCGCGAACCTTTATAACAAGAAAAACATCCTTTCGGAGCTGATGTTCGTGGATGTCATATCGGTAAGCCTGAATGCCCCGGATGCGGCGACTTATGAAAAACTATGTCAAACTCCGTTTGGCGAAAAGGCGCATCCTGCAATACTATTTTTCCTGAAAGAGGCAAAGCGGTTTATCGCAAAGGTCGTTGCAACGGTAGTCGCGGTCCCAGGGCTCGATATCGAGGCCTGCAGGAAGATAGCGGAGGACGACATAGGGGTGGTATTTCGCGTAAGGCCGTATAACGAGGTCGGATGA
- the metG gene encoding methionine--tRNA ligase, with protein sequence MKKFYITTPIYYVNDIPHIGHAYTTVAADTLARYKRLKLGQENVFFLTGTDEHGQKVEKAASEQGISPKELADKVVSRYKELWKILNISNDDFIRTTEDRHRAAVKVMWDKAVGNGDIYLGEYEDWYCTPCETFITETQLKDGKCPDCGRAVEKLKEASYFFKLSSYREWLLTYISENPSFIEPEAKKNEIVSFLKEGLRDLSVSRTTFKWGIAVPDNPEHVMYVWFDALTNYLTATGYPGNVYTKTWPADVHIIGKDILRFHSVYWPAFLKSAGVEMPRTVFAHGWWTVEGKKMSKSLGNVVDPFKIAETYGTDQFRYFLLREVPFGNDGDFSEAALKMRINSELANGLGNLLSRTVSMIEKYRGGVVPEGKGSEAIVKEFASQAPRYVDHMDNLEFYNVVGYHVINILVGALNEHVDRSAPWTLAKEGKDDELSEVLYTLTEGLRIIAVYVYPFMPSSAQKIWDSLGIAEKIDTVSFDSEVKWGGRVVGGSKVVKGAPLFPKME encoded by the coding sequence ATGAAGAAGTTTTACATCACCACCCCCATCTATTACGTAAACGACATCCCGCACATCGGACACGCGTATACCACTGTCGCGGCTGACACGCTGGCGAGGTATAAGCGTTTGAAGCTTGGGCAGGAGAATGTGTTTTTCCTGACTGGCACGGACGAGCACGGACAGAAGGTCGAGAAGGCGGCATCCGAGCAGGGCATATCTCCAAAGGAGCTTGCCGATAAGGTCGTCAGCAGATATAAGGAACTCTGGAAGATCCTTAATATCTCGAACGACGATTTTATCCGCACCACGGAAGACAGGCACCGTGCGGCTGTAAAGGTCATGTGGGATAAGGCGGTTGGAAACGGCGATATATATCTTGGAGAGTACGAAGACTGGTACTGCACGCCGTGCGAAACCTTTATAACGGAGACGCAGCTTAAGGACGGCAAGTGCCCGGACTGTGGCCGAGCGGTAGAGAAGCTTAAGGAAGCGAGCTACTTCTTCAAATTGTCCTCTTACAGAGAATGGCTGCTTACTTATATATCCGAAAACCCGTCGTTCATAGAGCCAGAGGCCAAGAAAAACGAAATAGTCAGCTTCTTAAAGGAAGGCCTCCGGGACTTATCGGTCTCAAGAACGACATTCAAGTGGGGCATAGCAGTGCCAGATAATCCCGAGCACGTGATGTATGTCTGGTTCGATGCACTTACCAACTATCTTACTGCCACGGGATATCCGGGTAATGTTTATACAAAGACATGGCCTGCTGACGTGCATATTATCGGTAAGGACATCTTGCGTTTTCATTCCGTGTACTGGCCTGCGTTTTTAAAGAGCGCGGGGGTTGAAATGCCAAGAACCGTCTTTGCGCACGGCTGGTGGACCGTTGAAGGGAAAAAGATGAGCAAGTCGCTAGGTAACGTCGTTGACCCGTTTAAGATAGCGGAAACTTACGGCACGGACCAGTTCAGGTATTTTCTCCTTAGAGAGGTGCCCTTTGGCAATGACGGGGATTTTTCCGAGGCAGCCCTTAAGATGCGCATCAATAGCGAGCTTGCAAACGGGCTTGGTAATCTTCTTTCCAGAACCGTATCGATGATAGAGAAGTACAGGGGCGGCGTTGTGCCAGAGGGCAAGGGAAGCGAGGCAATAGTAAAAGAGTTCGCTTCGCAGGCCCCGCGCTATGTCGACCACATGGATAACCTCGAGTTCTATAACGTCGTCGGTTATCATGTAATCAATATTCTTGTCGGCGCGTTGAACGAGCATGTTGACAGGAGCGCGCCGTGGACGCTTGCAAAAGAGGGTAAGGATGACGAGCTCTCGGAGGTCTTATACACGCTTACCGAGGGGCTTCGCATAATCGCGGTGTATGTGTATCCGTTCATGCCTTCTTCAGCGCAAAAAATATGGGATTCGCTCGGCATTGCCGAAAAGATAGATACGGTTTCCTTTGATAGCGAAGTGAAATGGGGAGGCCGCGTGGTTGGCGGCTCGAAGGTCGTAAAGGGCGCGCCGTTATTCCCGAAGATGGAGTAG